CTCGGGCCTGGCGGCCCGAACGGCTCCTCTTCCATGCCTGACCGCTTGGAGGGTGGGATGTGGGCATCCGCTCCAAAGTTGAAAAGACAGGGGAGCGGGAGCTTCTGCTTTTGTGGGGGGACAGTAGAAAAGGGCTTGCAGGAGCGTGTTTTCTGCTCCTCCACACTCGCGGGGAAGGTGGAGTGGAGGATGGCAGCCCCAGGCGGCTCTTTCCCTCTCTAGTTCCCTCTCTAGCTGCTTTCCCCGTCCCGCCAGTATGCCGGCGTTTCCGTCGCTGGGAGGAGGGCCAGGGTGGTGCTTCCGGCCCGCTGGGCCAGGGCCTCTGCTTCCCGGCTGGCGCGGTCCTGGCCCAGCCAGCCTGTCCAGTAGGCGCGCAGGGTGTCGGTCACGAGGTCGGTGGGGACCGTATCCGCGCCGTTCAGGGGGTGGTACAGGAGGTCGAGGTCAGTCAGGGGGCCGCCGTCCGGGCCGCCGACGGGTTGCCAGTAGGGCAGGTCCACGGTGCGGTAGCCCAGCGCGTGCAGGGCGCGGCGGCGGCTTTCGGGGTCGGTGCCGGTGCGGGCCTCGGCCTCGCGTTCTGCCGCGTCCTGCCTTCCCGCGTACACGCTGTCGGCAAAGAGGCCCGCCAGGCCAGCCCCACGCACCTCCGAGAGCCTCGCGGCGTGCAGCAGGTGGCTGATGCCCCGGCCCCGCGCCTCCGGGGCGACCGCCAGAAAGGAACTGAAACCCGCGCGTGGCAGCAGGTGAAAGACGGTCCCACCCAGCACGCGCCCCGCCTCGTCCTGGGCGACCAGGATGCGGTTTTCGCGTGGTCCCCGGCCGCCGCCCGCGACCAGATGCGGGAAGGCGGCGGGGGGAATCAGCATGTCGGGCGCGTAGTAGCTCCGCTCCTGAATCTGCCCGAAGGTGGTCAGGGCCGGGTCGTGGGGGTCGGTGACGCGGCGGACGGTCACGGTCATGCGGTCAACGTAGCGCCCGCCTCCGGGTGTGGCATGAGGGCGGCGGTATCCTGGGGGCCATGACTGCGCCCGACGCCTCCCCCAACCCGGCTGCCCACCCTGCGGGTGGCGCGGAAACTGCCCCCGGCCCGCGCGTGACCCCCAACTTCATCACCGAGATCATCGAGCGCGACCTGCAAAGCGGCAAGTATCCGGCGGTCGTGACGCGCTTTCCGCCGGAACCCAGCGGGTATGCCCACCTGGGGCACGTCTTCGCCTCCTTCCTCGACTTCCAGACGGCGGCGCAGTACGGCGGGCGCTACCACCTGCGGATGGATGACACCAACCCCGAACTGGCGACCCAGGAATACGTGGACGCCATCGCCGACGACCTGCGCTGGCTGGGCTGGGACTGGGACGGGAACTTCTACTACGCCTCCGACAACTTCGAGCGGTACTACGAGTACGCCGAGGAACTGATCAAGCGGGGCAAGGCCTACGTGGACAGCGTGAGCGGCGACGAGATGGCGCGGCTGCGCGGCGACGCCACCACGCCCGGCACCCCCAGCCCCTACCGGGACCGCACGGTGGAGGAGAACCTCGACCTCTTCCGCCGGATGCGTGCGGGCGAGTTTCCCGACGGGGCGCATGTCCTGCGCGCCAAAATCGACCTTGCCAGCCCGAACATGAAGCTGCGCGACCCGGTGCTGTACCGCATCCTGCACGCGCCGCACTACCGCGCCGGGGACACGTGGTGCATCTACCCGATGTACGACTTCCAGCATCCCCTTCAGGACGCGCTGGAGGGCGTGAGCCACTCGATGTGCAGCCTGGAGTTCGTGGACAACCGCGCCATCTACGACTGGCTGATGGAGGCGCTGGAGTTCACGCCTCGCCCCCACCAGTACGAGTTCGGGCGACGCAGCCTGGAATACACCATCACCAGCAAGCGCAAGCTGCGGCGGCTGGTCCAGGAAGGCCGGGTGACCGGCTGGGACGACCCCCGGATGCCCACCCTACGCGCGCAGCGGCGGCTCGGCGTGACGCCCGAGGCGGTCCTGGCCTTTGCCAGTCAGATCGGCGTGAACCGCACCAACCGCACTGTGGACATCAGCGTTTATGAGAACGCGGTGCGCGACGACCTCAACTGGCGTGCCCCGCGCGTGATGGCCGTGACCGACCCGGTGCGCGTGGTGGTCGAGAACATTCCGGCGGGGGAGACGCGCACCCTGTCGCTGCCGTACTGGCCCCACGACGTGATTCGTGACTCGCCCGACGGCCTGGTCAACCTGCCCACCGGCGAGCGCGTGCCGCCCGAGCAGGCCGTGCGCGAGGTGCCCCTGACGCGCGAGCTGTACATCGAGCGCGAGGACTTCAACCTGGACCCGCCCAAAGGCTATAAGCGCCTGACCAGGGGCGGCACCGTGCGCCTGCGCGGCGCGGGCATCATCCGCGCGGACGACGTGGAGACGGACGAGGCGGGGAACGTCACGACCATCCACGCGACCCTGCTGGGCGAGGATGCGAAGGCTTCCGGCGTGATTCACTGGGTCAGCGCGGCACACGCCCTCCCCGCCGAGTTTCGCCTGTACGACCGCCTCTTCCGCGTGCCCAACCCCGAGGGAGAGAACCCCGACGACATCGCCCCCGACTTCGACCCCGAGCGCATGAGCCACGAGAACGAGGCCGCGCCCCTGGACGCCGGTTTCCTGCGCTACCTCAACCCGGACAGCCTGCGCGTGACCCGTGGCTACGTCGAGCCGAGTGTCGCCCGCGACCCGCAGGGCACCCGCTACCAGTTCGAGCGCCAGGGCTACTTCTGGCGTGACCCGGTGGACAGCCGCGAGGACGCGCTGGTGTTCGGGCGGATCATCACGCTCAAGGACACCTGGGGGAGGGAGACGCAGAAGGCGGAAGGCGGAAGGCAGAAGGCCGAACAGCTCAAACTCACTCAGCCGAAGCCCAGGGTCGAAGCGGCCCGCCCCACCACCCACAACCCACCACCCACAACCCTCCTCACCCCCGAGCAGGAGGCCGAGGCCGCCCGCCTCACCGCGCTGGGCGTCGCGGAGGCCGACGCGCGGACGCTGGCGCGGGACGCGGTGCTGGGGGAGTTCTTCGCGGGGGCACAGGCCGCAGAACAGGCCGGGGCACACGCCGGGCAGGTGGCGGCCTGGACGGTGAACGACCTCGCGCCGGGGCTGCGGTCAGGGGAGAGCCGTCTCTCGGCGGGCGACCTTCCCGCGCTGGCGGCGTTGCTGGCACAGGGGCAGATCAGCACCCGCATCGCCCGGGATGTCCTCGCCCGCGCCGCCGCGTCCGGTGAGGCTCCCGCCGCCATCGTGGAACGCGAGGGCCTGCGCGTCGTGACGGACACCGGGGCCATCGAGGCTGCCGTTCGCGAGGTTCTGGCCGCCAACCCCGACAAGGTGGAAGCGTACCGGGGCGGCAGGACGGGCCTGCTGGGCTTCTTCACCGGGCAGGTGATGCGGGCGACCGGGGGCCAGGCCGACCCGCAGGTGGTCGGGCAGAAGCTGGCGGAGGCACTGGGCGGAAGCTGATACCAAATTGCGATGATTCCTTTGAATCATCCGAGCGGACTGGCACAGCTCCGTAGGAGAGCGAGTGGCAAAAAGGACGGGGTTGCGGCGATGGACGGACATCTGGCGCTTTCCCAGATGTCCGGGAATCAGAGCAATCCCGTATGACTCGGCTGCCGGTGCTGGTCAGCGCACAGGAAACCGCCCCCCGGCTTAAAAGAGGGGGGCGGTTCTCCACGTTTGGCTTTCCTGCTTTACTTTTACTGCGCGGCGCGGACGGCCCGCAGCGTTCCCTTGCGGGCATCGAGGACAATCGAGGTCCAGGGCGGGGTGGTCTGGCTGGAGCGGATGGTCACGGTGAGGGGCTGCTTGATGTCGTACTTGGCCGCCTGGATCTGGCCGTTGCGGAACACCCAGCCGCTGGTGCCCCCCGGCTGGGTAAAGGTGGCCGACACGTCGCCGATGGTGCCCTTCATGCTTTG
This is a stretch of genomic DNA from Deinococcus carri. It encodes these proteins:
- a CDS encoding glutamine--tRNA ligase/YqeY domain fusion protein translates to MTAPDASPNPAAHPAGGAETAPGPRVTPNFITEIIERDLQSGKYPAVVTRFPPEPSGYAHLGHVFASFLDFQTAAQYGGRYHLRMDDTNPELATQEYVDAIADDLRWLGWDWDGNFYYASDNFERYYEYAEELIKRGKAYVDSVSGDEMARLRGDATTPGTPSPYRDRTVEENLDLFRRMRAGEFPDGAHVLRAKIDLASPNMKLRDPVLYRILHAPHYRAGDTWCIYPMYDFQHPLQDALEGVSHSMCSLEFVDNRAIYDWLMEALEFTPRPHQYEFGRRSLEYTITSKRKLRRLVQEGRVTGWDDPRMPTLRAQRRLGVTPEAVLAFASQIGVNRTNRTVDISVYENAVRDDLNWRAPRVMAVTDPVRVVVENIPAGETRTLSLPYWPHDVIRDSPDGLVNLPTGERVPPEQAVREVPLTRELYIEREDFNLDPPKGYKRLTRGGTVRLRGAGIIRADDVETDEAGNVTTIHATLLGEDAKASGVIHWVSAAHALPAEFRLYDRLFRVPNPEGENPDDIAPDFDPERMSHENEAAPLDAGFLRYLNPDSLRVTRGYVEPSVARDPQGTRYQFERQGYFWRDPVDSREDALVFGRIITLKDTWGRETQKAEGGRQKAEQLKLTQPKPRVEAARPTTHNPPPTTLLTPEQEAEAARLTALGVAEADARTLARDAVLGEFFAGAQAAEQAGAHAGQVAAWTVNDLAPGLRSGESRLSAGDLPALAALLAQGQISTRIARDVLARAAASGEAPAAIVEREGLRVVTDTGAIEAAVREVLAANPDKVEAYRGGRTGLLGFFTGQVMRATGGQADPQVVGQKLAEALGGS
- a CDS encoding GNAT family N-acetyltransferase, whose translation is MTVTVRRVTDPHDPALTTFGQIQERSYYAPDMLIPPAAFPHLVAGGGRGPRENRILVAQDEAGRVLGGTVFHLLPRAGFSSFLAVAPEARGRGISHLLHAARLSEVRGAGLAGLFADSVYAGRQDAAEREAEARTGTDPESRRRALHALGYRTVDLPYWQPVGGPDGGPLTDLDLLYHPLNGADTVPTDLVTDTLRAYWTGWLGQDRASREAEALAQRAGSTTLALLPATETPAYWRDGESS